One window of Haemorhous mexicanus isolate bHaeMex1 chromosome 16, bHaeMex1.pri, whole genome shotgun sequence genomic DNA carries:
- the LOC132334783 gene encoding uncharacterized protein LOC132334783 isoform X23: protein MKVAVLSVALLFSILLCPPAQAKLKQISLEALNSHPSACALLPGAVSPHSPTRSSPDPAFVLLSRHSWKEPKMISESWI, encoded by the exons atgaaggtggctgtgctcagcgtggccctgctcttctccatcctgctgtgccccccggCACAGGCCAAG CTCAAACAGATCTCCTTGGAGGCCCTGAAttcccatccctctgcctgtgccctgctccctggagctgtgtccccccacagccccacaagATCCAGTCCAGACCCAGCCTTTGTTCTCCTTTCCAGGCACTCCTGGAAGGAACCCAAGATGATCTCCGAGAG
- the LOC132334783 gene encoding uncharacterized protein LOC132334783 isoform X8: MPGKGAGSVSPVGWTLCQGWACGQGWGLAERVQGGVPAGIKVLLTCCSFRQRCPEREEDEGGCAQRGPALLHPAVPPGTGQAQTDLLGGPEFPSLCLCPAPWSCVPPQPHKIQSRPSLCSPFQALLEGTQDDLRELDLDNVVVLETPLPPVAEKLPALLRQKRLAASLDA, encoded by the exons ATGCCAGGCAAGGGGGCTGGatctgtgtcacctgtggggtggactctgtgccagggctgggcttgtggccagggctgggggctggcagagagggTGCAGGGAGGAGTCCCAGCAGGGATAAAGgtgctcctcacctgctgcagctTCAGGCAGCGCTGTCCAGAGCgagaggaagatgaaggtggctgtgctcagcgtggccctgctcttctccatcctgctgtgccccccggCACAGGCCAAG CTCAAACAGATCTCCTTGGAGGCCCTGAAttcccatccctctgcctgtgccctgctccctggagctgtgtccccccacagccccacaagATCCAGTCCAGACCCAGCCTTTGTTCTCCTTTCCAGGCACTCCTGGAAGGAACCCAAGATGATCTCCGAGAG ctggatttAGACAATGTTGTGGTCCTGGAGACACCTCTG ccccctgtgGCTGAAAAGCTGCCAGCTCTTCTGCGGCAGAAGCGCCTGGCTGCCTCTCTGGATGCCTAg
- the LOC132334783 gene encoding uncharacterized protein LOC132334783 isoform X21 yields MKVAVLSVALLFSILLCPPAQAKPHKIQSRPSLCSPFQALLEGTQDDLRELDLDNVVVLETPLPPVAEKLPALLRQKRLAASLDA; encoded by the exons atgaaggtggctgtgctcagcgtggccctgctcttctccatcctgctgtgccccccggCACAGGCCAAG ccccacaagATCCAGTCCAGACCCAGCCTTTGTTCTCCTTTCCAGGCACTCCTGGAAGGAACCCAAGATGATCTCCGAGAG ctggatttAGACAATGTTGTGGTCCTGGAGACACCTCTG ccccctgtgGCTGAAAAGCTGCCAGCTCTTCTGCGGCAGAAGCGCCTGGCTGCCTCTCTGGATGCCTAg
- the LOC132334783 gene encoding uncharacterized protein LOC132334783 isoform X16 — MKVAVLSVALLFSILLCPPAQAKLKQISLEALNSHPSACALLPGAVSPHSPTRSSPDPAFVLLSRHSWKEPKMISESPLWLKSCQLFCGRSAWLPLWMPRIGSCGDAGVPIPSGGMSR, encoded by the exons atgaaggtggctgtgctcagcgtggccctgctcttctccatcctgctgtgccccccggCACAGGCCAAG CTCAAACAGATCTCCTTGGAGGCCCTGAAttcccatccctctgcctgtgccctgctccctggagctgtgtccccccacagccccacaagATCCAGTCCAGACCCAGCCTTTGTTCTCCTTTCCAGGCACTCCTGGAAGGAACCCAAGATGATCTCCGAGAG ccccctgtgGCTGAAAAGCTGCCAGCTCTTCTGCGGCAGAAGCGCCTGGCTGCCTCTCTGGATGCCTAg GATTGGAAGCTGTGGGGATGCCGGTGTCCCAATCCCCTCTGGCGGCATGAGCAGATGA